The DNA segment TTCTCTCTTTCACATGCGAAGTGCCAGGATTTGCTTGAGCTGTTCTTTTGAGATGCAAGTTTTCTGTTGGCACGCTGAAAACAAATTGGACATTAATGAAGCTTTTGGAACGATGCAAGAATACTAGAGAAATCAAAGTGGAGGTTTGCCATTTCTGAAGTTTACTTGTCATCAACTTGTGGACAAGTCAGAGTTTCAAGGAGAGGAGATTGTCAGGAACCCATTGGGCTGCACATGGGCTGACTCAATTGCTAATCCATGCCAAGGGCCAAACAAACAAAGGAGAGGGATACAAAAGGCAGCAGCAGGAGAACTTCAAGCAACGAACAGATCAGGTATCAGCGGCtttggccacggcggcggcttggtTCGGTTGAACCTCGTCgatctctatctctttcttaCTCGTGTTCCTCTTCACTGCCATTTCTAGAAGCTTCCTCTACTTCTTCTCGCTCAATTTCTCTTCTATTCTCTGAGTTTGTATTGAATTCTATTGTTCTTGGGAACAATTAGTTTGGAGGAAGAGGGTTGTTAACAATGGCAGACAAAATTAAACAATTCGCACATGCTCAAGACTGAGATGCAGAAAAATATTGCTAATATCATATAATCATCTCCAGCAGTAGTAGCTTATTATTACCTCTGCTCACTTTTTGATGTTGGGGCTGGATGGGCCGGCCGGGGTCgatccgccgctgccggtgcTGGTCTTGCCGGCGGTGCGCAGCTCTTCGGCGGCTTGGCggagcgccgcctcctccctcgccctCTCCGCGACCTGCTTGTCTCGTATCGCTTTGCACCTCTTGGAGTGTTCGCTTccttgtaggaaaaaaaattacattttcaacccaagacaaatttgttataaaatatattcaattattgatttaataaaattaatttggtattataaatattactatattggtctataaacttagtcaaaattGAAATAGTTtcactttgaccaaagttaaaatgtcTTGTGACCTAaagcggagggagtactgtagcgcccgttccgtcgtggcgcctagcgggaaaattatctcttaaaaaccctaattgcgaaatccgtttccttgcttgttgtctagtgtccgtgccatctcagatctcaaatccccgatctatcgtcaaagttcaatcccgaatccaaatccttcccaaatcaatccctccgcaaaagtctgaTTCGCCTCCCTCGGGTTctatgggccgaatccctctcggcccatctccccctccctccccggctctctctctctctctccccgctctgtcgtgagccgcgccgagccctccctcccgtTCTCGCTGCCATTCCCGCTGATGCCGCCCAAAATCGCCACGCCGCTTGCGcacgcgcgccgtggtggccgactgGCCAGCCGCACCtgccccgcgtctgccgcccgtgtcgccgcccCACTCCAAaccggtccgccgtcatcgccgtcgtcatcgactcggccccgcctctccccgcgcgtgcctccaagggacggaggctgagctcctcctccctctgccgcgtcgccctctctctccctcctccttttcccgaagtggcaaggaggcaagccccctttccctcttcctttcttctttttcctcccatcgccggcgtcacctcccctgtcgccgttttggccgcgagcgccgagcgccagctcgctcccttgaccgcccaaggtcggtttccaaaccgacattgtcgccctataaacccaagctTCTCCCTCCTCCATTTTCCTCCCCCCATCGTTTTCATCTCTCGCctccactccattgtcgccgcctcccgtgctccgTTCGTCGTCgcgcgcgtgtcggaggagccggcacgagcgaggacgcggaaggggactccaggcgcgccctctccttcctcttccccggcccgaggccggagagatcactcccgcgccgtcggccccTCGTCACTGCACCCCGTCCACACGGTAGTGCATCTCCCCGTTCTCCCTACTCAATCCATCTCTTccccttagttttcggtagtagcatgtgtagcctccccgtagttagccggcgccgccccgactgctgccgtcgctcgcggagtgctcgccgccgtcgccgcccgagctcggaagcgcctctcgtcgccggcctccctcgatgcgtttcctcctaatccgacgctagcaacggattcccgtagccgcgtagatgctctcaccgccgggaatcggcccctcgtgacctcgtcgccgtttcccccttccctcgccgccggttgccgccgccgcaatccgccgccgtcgagcatcccccggcgaatccgagccgttggctcgtctcccctcatCCTATGCGacatcccggtgtgctcgccttcgcctgtatcgccatggttcgctccgccactcaccgctgtcgtccgccgtccgttccggccggcgtcgtcgtctacctcccgccggcccgcgtggcagccacgtaggtgccacgtcggcgccacctcggccgcgaccgggtcaagcagaccccggtccgtcgcttccctccgccccctcgtgcgcgcggtccaccacGAGCCGTGAgactgcgcgtgggcccgccgcaccgtgtcctccgcgaaccgcgcgcatgcgccgcgcctccctccccaaaccctagcacgccccgcgtgcacctcgctcatgGTGAGCCGAGttgccgacaagcgggtcccacccaggaccacgcgggatggacccggcccaccggctctctctctcccctccccgcccgcgcgcgcgccttgggccgccttcttgggctggccggcccattaagctcggccgagccgcccctttctctcgggccgcgccctagccgcccgaggaaagtctaatttccctctgtccttcttttcttttcttttcgttttcaaaaaggatttaaataaatccttttcctttagaccaaaaatccaataatcttagaaattcaatatcttcccaaccgtaagtccgtcggattccgttcaacttccaaaattcctcaaatctcgagatctacctaatggcacgcttagaggtcaataatagggctttatttttcgccgtttgttgagttgtcccgtttcgcatgtagtttcggagcccgaagacccgcagtgcgaggatttcgaggatcaagctcaagatctcgagcaaggcaagccacctttgaacatcttgagcctatatttgaacttaattatgttgcttgaaaaatattatgcattgataggattgcacttaatctgcttgtcccgtctgcaaggcagattggcggacctacctaacttgttgcatttgacccttccattgtaattgttataccatgttcccttgtaaccgcCTAGTTGCACCTtggtaatcgtgcactctgcacgagtatcgacggtcgcctaaaacttaaaatctgagaaacatcttgggtaaaacttgggttttacaaaggacttggaaaacccgacacctgggtcggtgcttgcgaactaaatgaatttccaaaatcgcggaccggggaacgtaccgggtgtacggttacccgctcttgcacttaaggaccgtttccttggaatttcatccgaacataagacaagtacgaccacatgggtggaatgggacacccctcgctgagtaactagcttatcaggggagccatgatgctaagagacatgtggattcgccggggtggtgtcgaggaggacccctgggcttcctggcacagtatggtctgggacctaacctgttgttggtctgggacccctctcgttggcatatggtgaacctgtgtcggctttcgaaatgccttgtcatgaaagccttaaggtctctggtcgtggccgttctgcacgggctggatgatccaggttagtaatgtcgtgtgggtaaagtgtaccccctctgcagaggttattaaactgttcgaacagccgtgcccacggtcatgggcggatgtgaggtgattcctagcgtagttttgtttgactactgcttgtgaaatttgctgatgtggtttgggttcgatgtttggaaaacctgcggctgatgggatcagccagtcccgggtggccgtttgaaagctgttggccgggtgccaatcttgatcaattcaaaagactgatacattgcacaaactccgaccggacgagacgcactgtctcatccgtgtcgtttgagaagcactcacttagttgtttcagaaaagagtttaaataaaatcaattgcaaaaacaacagcttTTCCttgaagcttgcattaaacacttatttcccttggcttgctgagtactcccgtactcacccttgctctatataaataatcccccccccagttgctgaagaagatgaagcggatcccgctgacgaggagttcttccaggagcaagccggctacgatgagttttagggtttcggcctagttcccaagtcgcgcctgtgatgtttggtccaagtcttggcttccgctttcctttttgtaatgcagttgtgagctcgggatctgtccgcagtcCAACATGACTGTattcctactctataataaagagacctctgttgctgtgatattcggtcttcctgtgatactagcactgtttcctgggactggtatcgattaataggttaatttggagcgtcacgggctagttctgCTCGGGACTAATTCGGGACGTAACAAGTACCCTATATTAAGTTTGTACCAATCTCTCGgtagaaaaacaaaagagaaaaggaaaaaaaaaacaacagaccTCACCCACATCGCCACTCGTCCCTATCTAGGGTTTGCTTTATCGGTTTGTGCTTTTATATCGGGGGTCACCGAAATcctgaaatttcggaaattttggtccgaaatttccgaaattttgagcaaaatttagttgaatttaaataaatattacccaaatttatgaaaaaattgaaaaattgaaaaattttgGCCGgaataatatcgtatcggaggggACCGAAATGactgaaatttccgaaatttcggtccgaaatgTCTAAACTGACCCTATCTCGCCCTCGCCACTCGTCCCTATCTCTCTCCCTGCATCATGCCGCTGTTTCCAGCTGCTCCTAGCCACTGCAATGGCCAGATCCGGCAGCCATATGCCCGTGGCCGCTGAATCCGGTGGCCTAGAGGAGAAGGCAGTGGCGGCAAcagagaggggaggcggtgcCGGCAATGGTGAGGAAGGctgaaggaagaagagggcaaCGGGATACAGCGGGATGCGGTGGTTGGGGTCTGTTAGTCGCCGGTGAATCTGGCATTTCAAAGCTTGTGAATGGAGTCAGCATCCGGCGAGGAAGACAACGCCGACGACGATGAGTAGAGGAAGATGATGGCGCCGGCAAGGACGAAGCCCTCAAGCTTCCAGATATGCATTGTCCTCGCCTCCGTCCTAAATCGGGTGCTGAGCAGATGAGGAAAGGCGGTGACGGAATGCAGTGACCTCCTGATTCCTGAGCCTCACTGCTTCCGCTCTTTCCCGCATCAGCATGACTCCTAGCAAGTGATACCTTTCGGCAGAGCGAGTGAgaggggcagcagcagcagcagggcctTTCTGCGCCGTGCTAGGGATGAGTGGTGAGCTACTGGATTTTGATTCAACTTAGAGTATTTCTCTTTTACTGTTTTTTTATTCGAATTTCCTTTTTCAGAGTTCCAGTTGTTTCTTCCACGGTTCAAGATTGTTTGTGTTTTCCCCTAGATTGAATTTTCACTGAAAAACTTTGAACGCTGGGGACCAGGATAGAATTCACGCTCTTTCATAGTGGATCAGAGATGAGAGGAGGAGCATGTcatccatctactccatgcCGTCCCCTCTCACAATAGATGGAGCATGTCTTCCATGGCTCGATTGGGAGGACGAGCTCTAGAAATAGATTATGTTCTTATTTCTCCACTCTGTTTAATCGATTCGTTCAGTTTTAATATCACAATTGATCTCCTGGCAATACTATCGATCactttttatctctttttatcCGCTGAGTTGGTTTCACTTTCTGTTTCCCCTCTCGCTTGAGCGAAGGCGTACCGCTACGGACGAAGGTGGCAAAATTATGGGTAGCGATGCGATGTGCGCTATGACAGATTGCACTATGATGGACGAATCGGAGGGTGACGATTGGAAAATTACgaattttttaattagttaacaATTAACAGCTCTTCCACcggtttaattttaaaaaatacctcCAAATGATTATAAGCCAGATAAATTCATATTTTATGGATAACTTTAATTGTGGATTACATGGCTAAAATTGTGAATCAAAGTTACAACCACATTATTTATAGTGGTGGGTGGTGTGTCCGTCAATGGCTAGGGGTGTGTAGTGATTTTGTCGTGAGATATGTTGGTCTATTGGTCTCAAGGAAGTACTCATAAGGATATAGTCggtataggggtgagtgtgcatgTATACAAGTTTATGTTTCCCTTATAAACGTTAGAAAAATTTTATTATGGTAGGGCAAAATCACCATTActacttttttgaaaaaatagcaTAGATTTTCTTGTCAATGATGTGTCCGGAAGTGATATGTGTAACTGAGCATGAGAGGTCATTTATAAAAGAGATATGTGCATATTGTAcaaacacatactccctccgtctaataAATAACCAACCTAGTACCAGATGCGATGCATCCTagtatgttcagattcgtagtactataatatatcacatccagtcctaaattcgttttttatgggacggagggagtacactttATCAATGACCATATATTATCTCATGCACAATTACACATATCACTTTCGTACACATCATTGACAAACAAatctatactttttttaaaaaaaatagtaatggtGATTTTGCCCTACCACAAATTTTCTActtttttctaagaaaaaatgATAGGTGAGGTCCACATATCAACCACCCGACcaactatatatttttgttaagaaaaaaagatagTGTGAAACCAAAGGGGTCTATATGTGAGTAACGAATATATGCAGCAATTGGCAAATGATATATGTAGAAAATGATGTTAATAACGAGTTAATGGTAATGTTCTTCTATTAAAATCTATTAGCAACTCACGGGCAATAAAGAGAAAACATCATGTCCAAGTAATAGCTGGAATCAAGGTGCAGGCATCAGTATTTCAGCTGCCACATTATCTAGAAAATCTTCACCGGGATTGAGTGCAGCAGTGGTTCCACGTTCCATACTATGAACATATAGTCCCTTGTCACCGGTCCTCGaaaaataaatacagttttCCTCTAGACAAGCTTCTTTTGCACTGACCGATGCTCCAAAGCACTTGGTGCTATTGACAAAAAATGCTCTATCACCAAGTGTGTACACCTTCACCCATGCTCTTCTTTGTATGTCCAGCTTGTAAACTTCAATCTCTGCTATTCTTTTAGGACATGTCATTGGAGGGTAAAAGAACAAGCTGAACAACTCCCCACTTGATTCTAACAAATAGAGTCTTGAAAAGTTGTACATTGGATTTTGTACCGCTTTAATAGGAATAATATCAAACTTGGGATTTGGGGAGAAGTCTAGTGTTATGACACTATCACCAAGCCCAGTGTAGAACTTACCCCCAACTACAGTGAGAAGGGCCATATATCCAATGACGCTACCACGATGACGATGAAACCTCCTAGACTGATACTCATGCTTAAACCATTGGGTTCCTCCGGGATAACAATACCAAATTACCGTGTCATTAAGGCTTAGGACGAGCACAACACAGTTTGTATCGGTGGGCTTACACGATAGCAAGCACCTTGTATAATTCGTTCTGAGGAATTTGTCTTGATCGAAGGGCAAGCTAATTCTCTGAGATGTGAATGGGTTCCACAAGAATGTCTCATGCGAGTCTCGGTGTACCATGAGCAGCCAACCTTGCGGTGTTATCCAGTAAAAGTGATCTTTCAAATAATTCAGCTTGCTATTAGCTAGCAATTGTTTGCTAGATATGCTATAGAGGAGCAAAGTGTCATTTACCTCCTTACCCTCATCATTAGCAgtatcatcatcattatcattaCTACTTGCATCAGTTTCATCATCATCAGTTTCCTCCATAGACTCTTCATCATCACTTGCCTCGGTAAACTCATCTTCGTCGCTCACATCCTCGTCATCACCACTTTCTTCATTGTCCTGGTCGTCGTCGCTTTCCTCTAGAGACATATCATAGTTGTAATGAAACAATAACATCGGAGCTAATTTATGATCCAATGAAGTTGAATTTTCACTTTCGTTTATCCCGATCTGCATCGTGATTTAGCCAATACGTCGTACGTACTCCagctacataaaaaaaaataaaagaattactCAAATGATGATGCTGTACAAAGAGGCGGTTCGATAATTTCTAAACTCTTAGAACTATATGTGGAGATAGTAATTAAAAGGGACCCTATATATATCATGCGAAGCATAACTTGGATAGCAAAagcttataaatatatattcgaAAAAGAATAGTTCGTGTATGGGGCTTATATATCTGAAAATAACCAGCAAAACATACAAgtctccttaaaaaaaagagagaaaaaaattaaggaaaaaaaatctatagtaGCTTGATATACCGTCATcacataataatataataataattgctagtatagtaattaaattaattattctGTTGCAAAAAGAACATAATAACATTTGCTAGATACGAACCTCTTTGCGTGCGTTCCTTTAAATTGCCGATTAAACGGGCGCAGGCACTTAACCAGGCAGGCGCTGTTCGCCGCGTTTCTGTAAATTGCACGGCTCGACCGCTCAATCCCTCGATGCTCATCATATAAATACCCGCGACCGCGAGGCCGTGAATCCGCCTCGGATTTATTCCCGCGATCCATGCATGCGTCGTTTATGGTATCGGTATAGTCTCCAGTGACCGAGTCCGACGCGAACACACGCAGGACCAGGCGCCGCACGATCGCAGCACGTACGTACCCTGCATCAGCTTCAGGCCTTTCTTAAACGTGACGGCCTGGCCGTGCTGTGGCCGCCGGTACACGAATCAAACTGATCAAAGAAGAAGATCGAGATCGATGGATCGAGAGCCCAACGCGATGGAGGAACGGGACTGGTCGTCTCTCCCGTCCGACGTGCTCGCCGTGATCCTGGAGCGCCTGCGGTGGTCGAGCCACCCGAGCTTCGCGTTGACGTGCCGGCACTGGCGCTCCGCCGTGTCGCCCTTCTACCCGGCGTGGATCACCCCGCTCCTGCTCAGCACCGCCCACGTCGGCGTCACGAATATTCGGTACTATAGCCCCTATTACCACAAGAACTTTGAGGTCGGCGGCGAAGACGGCGACCACGCGCTCAGCGCCGCGCGTGGCGCCAAGATCTGCTGTGCCGCTGGGCGACACCTCGCGCTTGATTCGCCGAGCGCGGTACTCGATGTCGAGCTTGTGACTGGGAACATTAATACGGTTCCATATATATACAGGGGTAATTTTGATTTTGTCATCTACGACGACCGGGCGCATAGAATATTCGGTATCGACGCGGTTCTCCCGCTCAAGATTGGCTATGCCAACTGGAACAGCGATGATGGCGTGTGGGAGGACTGGATATTGATGGAGCTCGGCATCAATGGGCCACGACTAATACCATCACCTGTCACCAACCCGGTTATCCATTGCGGCTTGATATACCTTCTGAACGATCAAGGAGGATTGGTAATGTATGACCTATGCAAGCATGATGAAGGGTTTGAGATTCTTGACAAGCCCACGAGCTTTGGTTTCAAACACTACAATAGCTACCTGGTTGAGTCTGATCAGAATGAGCTGATGGCCGTCCTCCTTGGCCGACGCGGGACACTGAACCATGTCATCAAGCTTAACGAAAAGAAGATGGAGTGGGAGAAGGTGGAGAGTTTGCAAGGACGGACGTTGTTCACCGGCACACTCACATCGATGGTGAAGAAGACCAAGTTTAAGTGGATGGAGGATAGAGTGTTCCTCCCGTTGTTCTACAGATGGCCTGACACCATCCATGCTGACCTTATTTCTCGTGATGATGAATTAGCCTTCGTACCAAAAAAATCATCGTCGTTTGACACGGGTTATCCCAATGTGGTGAATCACAATAATGGCGCATGTTGCGAAAAATGTGCAGACGTGTGGTCGTACAAATTGGGTCAACAAGAAGAACCCAGAGAAAATTGGGGAGCCGAGAGGGTGGACTACGGTGTGTGGATTGACCTTCACTAGTGTCAATTGAGCTACCTACCAACTTACAGAGTACTCATTCTATCTTTTAATAGATATctctgttgatttttttacgtaacgtttgatcattcgtcctATTCAGAAAATGTATATAaatatcttttgttttcttataatttatcactaaataaattttaagtacgACTCATAGTTTAGCATATTTACActgttattttaaataagatgattggtcaaatattattttaaaagttatgAACGGTGTCATCTACTTAAAAACGGAGGTAGCATCATGCATCTATCTACGACCCTCTTTTTATTATCAAGTCAAGAGTAGCAGCTTAAGAACATCATCTTCAAAATCAATACAAAATTTTAgacccaaaaaaaattgtaggagGCAATCTTTTCGTTAACACTCATTTAGCAGTAATTCAGGCTCACAAAATTAGCCTGAACTAACTCAAAGGGAATCGCTTGCGGCTACAACCTTGCTGATCGCACTGACCACCATGAACCAGCAAAGACGCTAGAAACAACTTGATTGCTATTGTGTAGGATCCAAAATCATGAAATACCATATTTACAAAGTTCATgcatatggtaaaaaaaatggtatacacttagagcaaggttaatagtatagcccactactatctccaaatcatctaatgccaatgtaatagccaatttatacaatagttgcttactatactattaatacatggttccacctgtcatacacatattatgtCTTGtaatccgtgctgcagctggctacagatctgtagcctgctgcttttctctctttttttttatctctttaaaatatgtttatagctggcttatagcctgctattgtacctgctcttacagtGGCAGTAGTTGCAACGACGACATGCCAGGAATGCCGCCTGCCTCATCATTGTGAAGGCAAACAATTCTGTAAATATAATGCAAAATCTTTCTTACCAAGGCGAAAGTTTCGCGATGCATCATGCGATCTGTGTTTCTCTTTtgggggggcgggggcggggggggggggggggggggtggcgcGCACTTCCTCCGTTAGTTCATGCTAATGACAGTAATTAGAAAAAAttgtgaagattttttttttggagttttttttactaatggattgaaaattttttaagttggatttgaaaactttcgacttaagatttaaattttaaagacaaattttgaaaactttcaactcagattcgaaaactttcaagtctagatttaaaaattttgaaaaattttcaacttgaaattcgaaaattttcaactcgagatttgaaaactttcaactcgagattcaaaaactaccatgtccagatttgaaaattttgaaaatttcaacttgagatttgaaaactttcaacctgagaactcgagatttgaaaactttaagtccaaatttaaaaatttttaagttcagatttaaaaattactagtaaactaaTCACTAGTAAAACTAATTACGAATTTTTCTCCCACCCATAcaactgtgaaaaaaaaagaatcgtgCGCGCGTGCGTGGCCCGTGTGGGCCGGGAATGCACGCCGGCAGTGCGCGCGCGAATTAGCATTCTCGTCCTCTGGGAGCGTCTTCCACCAAATCCCAAAACATGAGCAGCTCAGAAATATGTCCTAGATATAAACCATCCGTGAGCATCACTCAAGTTTTACTACTTTATCTCTCTCACATCCTCTCTCACATCCTCGAATGTCTTGCCGTTGACGAGACAATTTTGGGGAGCTGAGAAAGTGGATTATAGTAGACTTGTCGCCAACCCGTGCaacgttgttgttgttgttattattattattattattattattattattattattattattattattattattattattatatataaatttttttgcaTTAAATATGTTGGTTATTCATAGCGgcttataataaaaaaaatttcatgtcATTTACAACTTTCTGattattaattttagaattaaattaatatGGGGAGCTAAATTGAGAATCCAAGATGGGTACTCCGTATTTATTAATTCAAAATCATTTACGAATTATGGGGTTTAGGATGAAAAATGTCACTTATAATTTACAATTATCAATTTggaatttcaaaattaaattgatAAAGTCCAAATAGATACAATTCTATATCTATTGATTCTtagttttagagaaaaaaaaatcctgaatAGTCCTTGGTATCGCCCATGCCATGTTCTATCTAACACAAATTCTCAATATAATATACTTTCGCAATAATACttttaaaatatccaatgacATGAATATCAATAATATGCCATGGGCTGTATACAGTACGCATAAGGATAATATGGAC comes from the Oryza glaberrima chromosome 9, OglaRS2, whole genome shotgun sequence genome and includes:
- the LOC127783708 gene encoding F-box/kelch-repeat protein At1g57790-like; translated protein: MQIGINESENSTSLDHKLAPMLLFHYNYDMSLEESDDDQDNEESGDDEDVSDEDEFTEASDDEESMEETDDDETDASSNDNDDDTANDEGKEVNDTLLLYSISSKQLLANSKLNYLKDHFYWITPQGWLLMVHRDSHETFLWNPFTSQRISLPFDQDKFLRTNYTRCLLSCKPTDTNCVVLVLSLNDTVIWYCYPGGTQWFKHEYQSRRFHRHRGSVIGYMALLTVVGGKFYTGLGDSVITLDFSPNPKFDIIPIKAVQNPMYNFSRLYLLESSGELFSLFFYPPMTCPKRIAEIEVYKLDIQRRAWVKVYTLGDRAFFVNSTKCFGASVSAKEACLEENCIYFSRTGDKGLYVHSMERGTTAALNPGEDFLDNVAAEILMPAP
- the LOC127784543 gene encoding uncharacterized protein LOC127784543, which encodes MEERDWSSLPSDVLAVILERLRWSSHPSFALTCRHWRSAVSPFYPAWITPLLLSTAHVGVTNIRYYSPYYHKNFEVGGEDGDHALSAARGAKICCAAGRHLALDSPSAVLDVELVTGNINTVPYIYRGNFDFVIYDDRAHRIFGIDAVLPLKIGYANWNSDDGVWEDWILMELGINGPRLIPSPVTNPVIHCGLIYLLNDQGGLVMYDLCKHDEGFEILDKPTSFGFKHYNSYLVESDQNELMAVLLGRRGTLNHVIKLNEKKMEWEKVESLQGRTLFTGTLTSMVKKTKFKWMEDRVFLPLFYRWPDTIHADLISRDDELAFVPKKSSSFDTGYPNVVNHNNGACCEKCADVWSYKLGQQEEPRENWGAERVDYGVWIDLH